One Acidobacteriota bacterium genomic window carries:
- the cas7u gene encoding type I-U CRISPR-associated protein Cas7, whose amino-acid sequence MPDLPELTLDVLQRAAAGGAAAVRCVTRLQPAGGPGDKVFPPTYATDKAAATRYAFERRRLDGREVDTVLLDSVASQANRMEEALLAAWEAQRLSFPVIAVDFSGEDGLQDLDRITTLHAPHRIADALLRDSLDEQGTRFRDTTAGRAYTDATVRNATAIYLYCPTALVFGVWDSTGPRGGLGNKVQRALVSEIVGIGAVAGVKTASRLDPAGIQAKVDVYHRQDDRDDWTTDPAEALVEKGKPVPFSRKGSEGKGKPSAINHSNVAPTIDVTAGGVTFEYALQTTVLSFPALRRLRFPTDAEGRSFGPERRAGAEEAARAALAALALAAVAEQRDRGYDLRSRSLLVPEHGGPLVFELIPADGGAADRFCLSSPGAARLVEAAAADAARHGLGWQAKPLTLKPAPKLAALIRESRKRAAAGETDEAEVEG is encoded by the coding sequence ATGCCCGACCTTCCCGAATTGACCCTCGACGTCCTTCAACGCGCGGCGGCGGGCGGCGCGGCGGCCGTTCGCTGTGTCACGCGCCTGCAGCCGGCGGGGGGCCCTGGCGACAAGGTCTTCCCGCCGACGTATGCCACTGACAAGGCGGCGGCCACCCGGTACGCCTTCGAACGGCGCCGCCTCGACGGGCGCGAGGTCGACACAGTCCTGCTCGACTCGGTGGCTTCGCAGGCGAACCGGATGGAGGAGGCGTTGCTTGCCGCGTGGGAGGCGCAACGCTTGAGCTTTCCCGTCATCGCGGTCGACTTCTCGGGGGAGGACGGGCTCCAGGACCTCGACCGCATCACGACGCTCCACGCGCCGCACCGGATTGCCGATGCGCTCCTGCGCGACAGCCTCGACGAGCAGGGCACGCGCTTCCGCGACACGACGGCCGGCCGCGCCTATACCGATGCGACGGTGCGGAACGCCACCGCCATCTATCTCTATTGCCCGACGGCGCTCGTCTTCGGCGTGTGGGACTCCACGGGGCCCCGTGGCGGCCTTGGCAACAAGGTCCAGCGCGCCCTCGTGTCGGAAATCGTCGGCATCGGGGCCGTGGCGGGTGTGAAGACGGCCAGCCGGCTGGACCCGGCGGGCATTCAAGCGAAAGTAGACGTGTATCACCGGCAAGACGACCGAGACGACTGGACGACGGACCCGGCCGAGGCGCTCGTCGAGAAGGGCAAACCGGTGCCCTTCAGCCGCAAGGGGAGCGAGGGCAAGGGAAAACCTTCGGCCATCAATCACAGCAACGTCGCGCCGACCATCGACGTCACCGCAGGCGGGGTGACCTTCGAATACGCGCTCCAGACCACGGTGCTTTCGTTCCCGGCACTCCGACGACTGCGGTTCCCGACAGATGCGGAAGGAAGGTCGTTCGGCCCCGAGCGGCGGGCCGGAGCGGAAGAGGCCGCGCGAGCCGCCCTCGCGGCCCTCGCCCTGGCCGCCGTGGCCGAGCAACGAGACCGGGGCTACGACCTGCGGTCGCGGTCGCTGCTGGTGCCGGAGCACGGAGGGCCGCTCGTCTTCGAGCTCATTCCAGCCGATGGTGGGGCCGCCGATAGGTTCTGCTTGTCGAGCCCTGGAGCCGCTCGACTGGTCGAAGCGGCCGCCGCAGACGCGGCGCGCCATGGTCTCGGCTGGCAGGCCAAGCCGCTCACGTTGAAGCCCGCCCCGAAGCTCGCGGCGCTCATTCGCGAGAGCCGCAAGCGTGCCGCAGCAGGCGAGACCGACGAAGCCGAGGTCGAGGGGTGA
- the cas5u6u gene encoding type I-U CRISPR-associated protein Cas5/Cas6 has protein sequence MLALRIEYLTGRSVATSYNDRTTAEWPPHPARIFSALVAAWAAADPHSEDERAALDWLAEQPPPAIAASAASRRTVVPHYVPVNDTAVLKTFESRTERLAADRAEFADVLSSSSPNETSADTTALAAARRAATKLQKSIDKQEAGLAALKKADQEQVTGTSVALERQAARMLPEQRTRQMRTFPSVSPDDPTVHLVWSSSPPPDVRRALDDMARRVVRVGHSSSLVTCRFVDDAPAPTLVPNDEATMVLRVPGPGQVQRLVEAHGRHHEVEPRVLPCRFQRYGPAGAETPRAVDVSVFSGEWIVLRQVRGPRLSMTLCAEVAQAFRAALMSYAGGEIPEVVSGHEQDGTPSQRPHVAVLALPFVGHVRATGEILGLAIVPPRTIAAEDRLALLRALGTWEQAVRDRLDEEDVEAPPLELRLGARGVIELERVAWGIAPLANLRPETWCRPARVWLSVTPVALDRHPGNLRATDPAVADAAVRAAVATLTRSCERIGLPRPVRVDVLPSVTMAGVAKARQFAPFPADGRRPQRAKVHAVVEFDPPVAGPVLLGAGRYSGLGLFRPVVDAEGERT, from the coding sequence ATGCTGGCGCTGCGCATCGAGTACCTCACCGGGCGCTCGGTGGCGACGAGCTACAACGACCGCACCACGGCCGAGTGGCCCCCGCACCCGGCGCGCATCTTCTCCGCGCTCGTCGCGGCGTGGGCGGCCGCCGATCCTCACTCGGAAGACGAACGCGCCGCCCTGGACTGGCTCGCCGAGCAGCCGCCACCCGCCATCGCCGCCAGCGCCGCGTCGCGGCGCACTGTGGTTCCTCACTACGTGCCAGTGAACGACACGGCCGTGCTCAAGACCTTCGAGTCGCGCACTGAGCGCCTCGCCGCTGATCGCGCGGAGTTCGCCGACGTGCTGTCCTCCTCGAGTCCCAACGAGACATCAGCGGACACGACAGCACTGGCAGCCGCCAGGCGCGCGGCCACGAAGCTCCAGAAGTCGATCGACAAGCAGGAGGCCGGTCTTGCCGCGCTCAAGAAGGCTGACCAGGAGCAGGTGACCGGGACGAGTGTCGCACTCGAGCGCCAGGCGGCCCGAATGCTGCCCGAGCAGCGCACCCGGCAGATGAGGACGTTCCCCTCGGTCTCACCCGACGACCCGACGGTCCACCTCGTGTGGTCCTCGTCGCCTCCCCCCGACGTCCGCCGCGCCCTCGACGACATGGCGCGGCGCGTCGTGCGCGTCGGCCACTCGTCGTCTCTTGTGACGTGCCGCTTCGTGGACGACGCGCCCGCTCCGACGCTCGTGCCCAACGACGAGGCGACGATGGTGTTGCGTGTGCCAGGTCCCGGACAGGTCCAGCGTCTCGTCGAGGCCCACGGCCGGCACCACGAAGTCGAGCCCCGGGTACTGCCCTGCCGTTTCCAGCGCTACGGCCCGGCCGGCGCCGAGACTCCTCGCGCAGTGGACGTCTCCGTGTTCAGCGGCGAGTGGATCGTGCTTCGTCAGGTCCGGGGACCTCGCTTGTCGATGACGCTCTGTGCCGAAGTGGCCCAGGCCTTTCGTGCCGCGCTGATGTCGTACGCCGGCGGTGAGATTCCGGAGGTGGTGTCCGGACACGAACAAGACGGTACGCCTTCGCAGAGGCCGCACGTCGCGGTGCTGGCGCTCCCCTTTGTCGGCCACGTCCGTGCGACCGGAGAGATCCTCGGCCTGGCCATCGTGCCGCCGAGAACCATCGCCGCCGAAGACAGGCTCGCCTTGCTTCGGGCGCTCGGCACGTGGGAGCAGGCCGTGCGCGACCGCCTCGACGAAGAGGACGTCGAGGCCCCGCCGCTCGAGCTGCGCCTCGGCGCACGCGGCGTCATCGAACTGGAGCGGGTGGCGTGGGGCATCGCGCCGCTGGCCAACCTGCGCCCGGAGACGTGGTGCCGCCCGGCGCGCGTGTGGCTATCGGTGACGCCCGTCGCCCTCGATCGGCATCCAGGCAACCTGCGCGCGACCGACCCGGCCGTCGCGGACGCAGCCGTCCGGGCTGCCGTCGCGACGCTCACGAGGAGTTGCGAACGCATTGGTCTTCCACGTCCCGTCAGGGTAGACGTCCTGCCCTCGGTCACGATGGCGGGGGTGGCCAAGGCGAGGCAATTCGCGCCATTTCCTGCCGACGGGCGAAGGCCACAGCGTGCGAAGGTGCACGCGGTCGTCGAGTTCGACCCCCCGGTCGCCGGGCCCGTGCTGCTCGGCGCCGGTCGGTACTCCGGGCTCGGTCTGTTCCGTCCGGTGGTCGACGCTGAAGGAGAACGCACATGA